A region from the Medicago truncatula cultivar Jemalong A17 chromosome 6, MtrunA17r5.0-ANR, whole genome shotgun sequence genome encodes:
- the LOC120575952 gene encoding uncharacterized protein, translating to MDDSVSPSQNSNGSIRGRDRLRPFNHHPVSSQTQLVTPPVTAVGDKTSMKNNDCDKEGVSVSPTKTKSFDICPPKQGGSIPRLKPTLFKQNREKREENNQISKGDQLRPGMIHLKGYISLTDQIKIVKVCRELGLGDGGFYQPSYEDGAMLKLKMMCLGRNWDPQTSKYEYQRPCDGSVPPKIPDEFLTLVDSAIKDSHSLAKHSNSKLPLISPDICIVNYYANNGQLGLHQDKDETEQSIREGLPVVSFSIGDTAEFLYGDERDIGKAEKVLLKSGDVLLFGGKARNVFHGVSTIKPETAPSRLLEETNLRKPGRLNLTFRQY from the exons ATGGACGATTCAGTTTCGCCATCGCAAAACTCCAATGGTTCCATTCGCGGTCGTGATCGTCTTCGTCCATTCAACCACCATCCTGTCTCTTCACAAACACAGCTGGTCACACCACCG GTTACTGCTGTTGGAGACAAAACATCTATGAAGAACAATGATTGTGACAAAGAGGGTGTTTCTGTTTCGCCAACTAAAACTAAGTCTTTTGATATTTGCCCCCCGAAACAAGGTGGAAGTATTCCTCGTTTGAAACCAACTTTGTTTAAACAAAACAGAGAAAAGAGGGAGGAGAATAACCAAATTAGCAAAGGGGATCAGTTAAGACCTGGGATGATTCATTTGAAGGGTTACATTTCGTTAACCGACCAAATTAAGATAGTTAAAGTATGTAGGGAATTAGGGTTAGGTGATGGGGGATTTTACCAACCTAGTTATGAGGATGGAGCtatgttgaaattgaaaatgatgTGTCTCGGTAGAAATTGGGATCCTCAGACAAGTAAATATGAATATCAGCGACCGTGTGACGGGTCTGTTCCCCCGAAAATTCCTGATGAATTCCTGACACTGGTTGACTCTGCAATCAAAGATTCACATTCCCTGGCTAAACACTCTAACTCCAAACTTCCCTTGATCTCTCCAGACATTTGTATTGTCAATTATTACGCTAACAACGGTCAACTTGGTCTTCATCAG GACAAGGATGAAACTGAACAGAGTATCCGTGAAGGGTTGCCAGTGGTGTCATTCTCTATTGGAGACACTGCAGAGTTTTTGTATGGTGATGAAAGGGATATTGGCAAGGCAGAGAAAGTTCTTCTGAAATCTGGGGATGTTTTACTCTTTGGTGGAAAGGCCAGAAATGTCTTTCATGGTGTTAGTACTATTAAGCCAGAGACTGCTCCTAGCCGCTTGCTTGAAGAAACTAATCTCCGTAAACCTGGCCGATTGAATCTTACTTTTAGGcagtattaa